Proteins co-encoded in one Ooceraea biroi isolate clonal line C1 chromosome 9, Obir_v5.4, whole genome shotgun sequence genomic window:
- the LOC105276144 gene encoding uncharacterized protein LOC105276144 isoform X1 — MDSSDEELFEAIPSTSTSNSSSEWTVEMNNISMQGLLKKDRSSNNVLMKNISIKLTRLSSVQLMTKRQKLSESKPRIRRFRKWKFGNCTKRSNKLARAKFLTKNAKETEFIAKTTLESLKNKVSDANLCKEADNGTEQLHTGASENAQDIQNDNSLILPTHEVQNEEEKLCNSGTSEITTEAEGCARVLPYKFHQRWKEIFNAIDTPTHSDSSFSTSETVEQDTCDKSYTTEQLRRNPFVKKSKPTHINSSPENQLEIKRKMSVSDNDLPIRKRRCRKISSSSSSTNSTSKITASSNVAMDKDDNSIKFRSFHENVDQEISRSNIQVTSKLQVSLIRLEEMNDPDVIKWQKSRTQMSLEVISEEQTGTEPSPDKQEAVIIEEVSTPRKKLRYKEPLNTKGDMTTRRRSFMNSLQRNELILKEEQWIKLLFPESRMLKRTNVCENPLELLATSSSNSAKQFDKLNNLLDTPTLNKKYKLFKKPKVLLIKLECLKYSSNDDKYSATEIDYLTQKYVNSVINSTCSAVAETKDTNINSSTSSEQNRNKSYELVTEENLTRGIEVSENNSDKNAPFKMHCNAEALTSSPRNKSAETLKDKSQQTLLQIWQNAFGAMNNPRAATAKQSASTQSLSVTPSILQNLPKKSPKKSTDTRRDKGIFSSFTSMSTSSQSQKAPVTSPKKHTETEVMSTRCNETSKNVVSDYANLPNNTSVTTIVSENNVPQSGDKVVSKSPCKDATDKVTVSNSSSSPSNPEKSRNFEFYVEHDASDRAPSKMPEKSNHKTSVNDKTSVKSNILEEQNNQLPCKKVKPYKQYKCVICTTPFENYKLLLQHMANSSCKASTADFADKIHSSESPISMSQQCSAVNKESDSLEADRSVSDSLISDETTSSSSLTVNSDSLCRKLWTPQSKAESRLLTKSQSADSQIRVEASTFKNFEKYYKQLNITEIICKVCSQIFKSYSLLTHHALSRHTTRELENAYVLPKSKNSFIQDQETSNSNDQVSRDTIKNSTEVKETAEEHIDLIGNNTIEQAETPLENESNTEGGAVSALPVSERDAIERRNNPQNLSEMKCTGENAEIPSAESNETIKTIQCAEKNKVLEPAVFSENPNVSQSRISICKCHDIKAADGDNIYIEIVVLCELCQTIYRRFECFEAHFQRYTKDSICVKDRKRGRPVKLLCHACHKILDSIQDILYHLKSHVRPKCKVVAGFRCNICKVIFYGFGNMFKNHYHQHVKNRYFLASRLTFPQFSFIGTTFTKMPSIHNENLLEVYMQIADYLCRVCKKVFPTEEAIKLHKTVCQNSKAVAAVTAGTDDVGSLHNTASGKSSSSTFENVQIFQICDFCNTTFYTNDSFEVHSLEHKQKRHIHQHYMTVAVTAVTKIYICKVCTTLCHTLKQFEEHWASHGILQEEYICSLCQKQYHTFDLFKQHAITHKNADEKQQEPILCKVIYRDANDENSKTNNPQEDVVMGSNNLPQMNLNGLQGKECTSNESYIDLEVPSAANNHQPARVEAMPRSDLLAHKDTQDVRKAVDVPEKISLTNAMTVAQSKQAVTNTTDDRTGSEAASKNAEENIEELEEEGDLVIEMSESEKGSVSGESRQKTDSAQKSATTSDSTTVADEGQCPSDMTPSNTSAKTCNDASPSSEANLTSTRSVIELNSMSKNDKTSVADKNTASTTTTTPTQINCTNETNSTSSITASNINLEASQPKELLPKNVMSSVPKSFLRVKSLAELMSVSPKQCENDQTSSAKKPQTALLKPQFDPSMHAASPAIQNQPVIIANVPPVPIRPRLPTQMFGQANRQQYQMISIKPINIVNSNQATNITKANESQYNMTWIPPSNSTVQPQLQSQQILQPFQQMSPLTPLHQQQNLPSYVNQPNIMIQPIQQQFQQLQQFQQLQQQKQQHLQQQQKPQFQQQQKQQVQQQQQQQQQQRTNMATVRSFMPTNMHHAPITSLPVYYQQQQNQQLIDVCNKVLFDHCMSKEYVPYQLSTNNNVPANLINSVPPAGVMRQVSQNPKRYACVYCPGFECNSVQEFMSHERSPKHEARSHYNSVSYVSR; from the exons aTGGATAGTTCAGACGAGGAATTATTTGAAGCAATACCGAGTACTTCAACATCAAATTCAAGTTCAGAATGGACAGTGGAGATGAATAACATATCAATGCAAGGTTTACTTAAAAAGGATAGATCTTCCAACAATGttctaatgaaaaatatttcgataaaactTACACGCTTATCTAGTGTACAATTGATGACAAAACGACAGAAACTGTCTGAATCTAAACCTAGAATTAGGCGATTTAGAAAGTGGAAATTTGGAAATTGTACCAAAAGGAGTAACAAATTAGCTCGAGCTAAATTTCTAACTAAAAACGCCAAAGAGACAGAATTTATTGCTAAAACTACACTGGAATCTTTAAAGAATAAAGTAAGTGATGCAAACTTGTGTAAAGAGGCAGACAATGGAACAGAGCAATTACATACTGGTGCTTCAGAGAATGCGCAAGATATACAAAACGATAACAGTCTTATTTTGCCGACGCATGAAGTGCAGAACGAAGAAGAAAAGCTATGTAATAGCGGAACTAGTGAAATAACTACTGAAGCAGAAGGGTGCGCGCGTGTTTTACCTTACAAGTTTCATCAAAGATGGAAGGAAATCTTTAATGCAATAGATACACCAACACATTCTGATAGTTCTTTCTCGACTAGTGAAACTGTGGAGCAAGATACATGTGATAAATCCTATACGACTGAACAGCTGAGAAGAAATCCGTTTGTTAAAAAATCGAAACCGACGCACATAAATAGTTCTCCAGAAAACcagttagaaataaaaaggaaaatgtcTGTATCTGACAATGATTTGCCcataagaaaaagaagatgtcGAAAAATATCATCGAGTAGTAGCAGTACTAATAGTACTAGTAAAATTACAGCTTCAAGCAATGTAGCAATGGATAAAGatgacaattcgattaaatttcgttcatttcaTGAAAACGTGGATCAAGAAATATCACGATCAAACATACAAGTCACTAGCAAATTGCAAGTGAGTTTAATTAGATTGGAAGAAATGAATGATCCTGATGTCATTAAATGGCAAAAAAGTAGAACGCAAATGTCCTTAGAAGTGATATCTGAAGAGCAAACTGGAACAGAACCATCACCAGATAAACAGGAAGCAGTAATCATTGAAGAAGTATCAACACCTAGAAAGAAGTTACGTTATAAAGAACCTTTAAATACTAAAGGTGATATGACTACTAGACGTCGTTCTTTTATGAATAGTCTCCAACGGAATGAGTTGATATTGAAAGAAGAACAATGGATCAAATTACTTTTTCCAGAGAGTAGAATGTTGAAAAGAACAAACGTTTGCGAAAATCCATTAGAATTATTAGCGACATCCAGCAGTAATAGTGCTAAACAATTTgacaaattaaacaatttgttGGACACACCGACGttaaacaagaaatataaacTGTTCAAAAAGCCTAaagttttattgataaaattagaGTGTTTGAAGTACTCTTCCAACGATGATAAATATTCAGCAACTGAGATTGATTATTTAACACAAAAGTACGTAAACAGCGTGATAAACTCCACTTGTTCAGCTGTTGCTGAAACAAAAGATACTAATATAAATTCTAGTACGTCCAGCGAACAAAATAGAAACAAAAGCTATGAATTGGTCACAGAAGAAAATTTAACAAGAG gcATTGAAGTTTCAGAAAATAACAGCGATAAAAACGCACCATTTAAAATGCATTGTAACGCAGAAGCGTTGACGTCTTCACCTCGAAATAAATCAGCGGAAACGTTGAAGGACAAGTCACAGCAGACGTTACTACAAATTTGGCAAAACGCTTTTGGTGCAATGAACAACCCGCGAGCAGCAACTGCCAAGCAATCAGCTTCTACGCAGTCATTGTCGGTAACACCATCAATCTTGCAAAATTTACCAAAAAAGTCGCCAAAGAAGTCGACAGATACGAGACGAGATAAAGGTATTTTCAGTTCTTTTACTTCCATGTCTACGTCTTCCCAAAGCCAAAAAGCGCCAGTTACTTCACCGAAAAAACACACGGAAACGGAAGTGATGTCGACAAGATGCAACGAGACATCCAAAAACGTGGTTTCCGATTATGCAAATCTTCCAAATAATACAAGCGTTACAACAATAGTCTCTGAAAATAATGTTCCTCAATCCGGTGATAAAGTTGTTTCTAAAAGTCCGTGTAAAGATGCAACAGACAAAGTTACCGTTTCCAATTCTTCCTCGAGTCCATCCAACCCTGAAAAATCAAGAAACTTTGAATTTTACGTTGAGCATGACGCATCAGATAGAGCACCGTCGAAAATGCCTGAGAAGAGCAATCACAAAACATCAGTCAATGATAAGACATCCGTAAAATCGAACATTTTAGAAGAGCAAAATAATCAGTTACCATGCAAGAAAGTGAAGCCATACAAACAATACAAATGCGTCATATGTACTACGCCGTTTGAGAACTATAAATTGTTGCTGCAACACATGGCGAATAGTTCATGTAAAGCATCCACTGCGGATTTCGCAGATAAAATTCACAGTTCGGAGAGCCCAATATCGATGTCACAACAGTGTTCTGCCGTTAACAAGGAAAGCGATTCGCTGGAAGCTGATCGATCTGTCAGTGACTCCCTTATAAGTGATGAGACAACTTCTTCATCCTCCTTGACGGTAAACAGTGATTCGCTATGCAGGAAGTTGTGGACGCCGCAGTCAAAAGCCGAGTCCAGACTATTGACGAAGTCACAGTCAGCAGATTCCCAAATTCGAGTGGAAGCTTCTACATTCAAAAATTTCGAGAAGTACTATAAACAATTGAATATTACCGAAATAATATGCAAAGTTTGCTCACAAATCTTCAAATCTTACTCGCTGCTGACTCACCATGCACTTAGTCGCCATACGACTAGAGAGCTTGAGAATGCATACGTGTTGCCCAAgagtaaaaatagttttatacaGGATCAGGAGACCAGTAATAGTAACGATCAAGTCTCGAGAGATACGATTAAAAACTCGACAGAGGTAAAAGAAACTGCGGAGGAACATATTGACCTGATTGGGAATAATACCATCGAGCAGGCAGAAACACCGCTAGAGAACGAATCAAACACCGAGGGCGGTGCAGTTTCTGCTCTGCCAGTGTCGGAACGTGATGCGATTGAGAGAAGAAATAATCCGCAGAACTTATCGGAGATGAAGTGTACAGGAGAAAATGCAGAAATACCATCAGCAGAGAGCAACGAAACGATTAAAACGATCCAATGTGCGGAGAAGAATAAAGTTCTTGAGCCTGCGGTCTTCTCTGAGAATCCGAATGTGTCTCAGTCGCGTATTTCTATCTGCAAGTGCCACGACATCAAGGCGGCCGATGGAGATAACATATACATCGAGATAGTAGTGTTATGCGAACTTTGCCAGACAATATACCGTCGCTTCGAGTGCTTCGAGGCCCATTTTCAACGCTACACGAAAGACTCTATCTGTGTTAAAGACCGAAAACGCGGCAGGCCAGTCAAATTGCTCTGTCATGCCTGTCACAAGATACTCGACAGTATTCAAGATATATTGTATCACCTAAAATCGCATGTCCGGCCGAAGTGCAAGGTCGTAGCAGGTTTCCGCTGTAACATATGTAAAGTGATCTTCTATGGATTTGGAAATATGTTCAAGAATCACTATCACCAGCACGTGAAGAACCGGTATTTCCTGGCCAGCCGTTTAACGTTTCCGCAGTTTTCCTTCATTGGTACGACATTTACCAAAATGCCGAGCATACATAATGAAAATTTGCTGGAGGTTTACATGCAAATAGCTGACTACTTATGCCGAGTATGTAAGAAAGTCTTTCCCACAGAGGAGGCTATAAAGTTGCACAAGACAGTTTGCCAAAACAGCAAGGCTGTTGCTGCTGTGACCGCAGGCACAGATGACGTTGGATCCTTACATAATACAGCGTCTGGAAAATCTTCGTCGTCCACGTTCGAAAATGTGCAGATTTTCCAGATATGTGACTTCTGCAATACAACGTTTTACACCAACGATTCCTTTGAGGTGCACTCGTTAGAGCATAAACAGAAACGGCACATACACCAGCATTATATGACCGTAGCCGTCACCGCTGTCACGAAGATATATATCTGCAAGGTGTGTACAACTCTGTGTCACACTCTGAAGCAATTTGAAGAACACTGGGCGAGTCATGGTATCCTGCAGGAGGAATATATATGTTCTCTTTGTCAGAAACAGTATCACACTTTTGATCTTTTCAAACAGCATGCAATCACACATAAGAACGCTGACGAGAAGCAGCAAGAACCGATCTTGTGCAAGGTGATTTATCGGGACGCTAACGACGAGAACTCCAAAACGAATAATCCGCAGGAAGACGTCGTCATGGGCAGTAACAATTTACCTCAGATGAATTTGAATGGCCTGCAGGGAAAAGAATGCACAAGCAACGAATCGTACATCGATCTGGAAGTACCATCAGCAGCTAATAATCACCAACCCGCGAGAGTCGAAGCGATGCCTCGAAGCGATTTGTTAGCACATAAGGATACGCAAGATGTAAGGAAGGCTGTGGACGTTCCAGAGAAAATCTCTTTGACAAATGCCATGACAGTTGCACAGTCAAAACAAGCGGTAACAAACACGACAGACGATCGTACAGGAAGTGAGGCGGCGAGCAAGAATGCTGAAGAGAATATTGAAGAATTGGAAGAGGAGGGTGATCTGGTAATAGAGATGTCAGAAAGCGAAAAAGGTTCAGTATCAGGTGAGAGTAGGCAGAAAACCGATAGTGCACAAAAAAGTGCTACGACGTCGGATTCTACTACAGTTGCTGATGAAGGACAATGTCCCAGCGACATGACACCGTCCAATACCTCTGCGAAAACTTGTAACGATGCGAGTCCGAGCTCGGAGGCTAACTTAACATCTACAAGATCCGTAATTGAATTGAATAGCATGTCGAAGAATGATAAGACATCTGTCGCCGATAAAAATACTGCGAGtacaacgacaacgacacCGACACAAATCAACTGCACAAACGAGACGAACAGCACAAGCAGTATAACGGCTTCAAACATCAATTTGGAAGCAAGCCAACCTAAAGAACTGTTGCCAAAGAATGTTATGAGTTCGGTGCCCAAGTCCTTCCTGAGAGTGAAATCCTTAGCGGAGTTAATGAGCGTTTCTCCGAAACAGTGTGAG AATGACCAAACATCTTCCGCCAAGAAACCGCAAACGGCGCTGTTGAAGCCGCAGTTTGATCCGTCGATGCATGCAGCATCACCAGCAATCCAGAATCAGCCAGTAATAATCGCCAATGTACCTCCTGTACCCATTCGTCCGCGTCTACCTACTCAAATGTTCGGCCAGGCGAACCGTCAACAATATCAAATGATCAGCATAAAACCGATAAATATTGTCAATTCCAATCAAGCAACCAATATAACAAAAGCAAACGAGTCTCAATATAACATGACATGGATACCGCCAAGTAATTCTACTGTGCAGCCGCAATTACAATCACAACAGATATTGCAGCCGTTTCAACAGATGTCACCGCTAACGCCACTCCACCAACAACAAAATTTACCGTCTTATGTCAACCAACCGAACATAATGATTCAACCTATTCAGCAGCAGTTTCAACAACTGCAGCAGTTCCAACAATTACAACAGCAGAAGCAACAGCATTTGCAACAACAACAGAAGCCACAATTTCAACAACAACAGAAGCAGCAAgtgcaacaacagcagcagcagcagcagcagcagaggACAAATATGGCAACTGTCAGATCGTTTATGCCAACAAACATGCATCATGCGCCCATAACATCGCTACCAGTGTACTACCAGCAGCAACAAAACCAACAATTGATAGATGTTTGCAACAAAGTTCTGTTTGATCATTGTATGTCCAAAGAATACGTGCCTTACCAGTTGTCGACGAACAACAACGTGCCAGCAAATCTGATTAACAGTGTCCCACCCGCTGGTGTGATGAGGCAAGTATCGCAGAATCCGAAGCGCTATGCTTGCGTGTACTGTCCCGGTTTCGAGTGCAACTCGGTGCAAGAATTTATGTCACACGAGCGTTCGCCGAAGCATGAGGCTCGTAGTCATTACAACAGTGTATCTTATGTGTCTCGGTAA